From Rutidosis leptorrhynchoides isolate AG116_Rl617_1_P2 chromosome 3, CSIRO_AGI_Rlap_v1, whole genome shotgun sequence, a single genomic window includes:
- the LOC139901525 gene encoding uncharacterized protein has protein sequence MQLSDNETRLVLDLTKKKVKPQVILMILKKLNPDNMSNVRTLYNMRQKFQNAGEKISVEEMTSLSPTECPMYAFNGNKSKGDGDDIDPFALRNLLQELDLSKYGYDMTVTNLVKDLYVASLVKDVSVASCVKEVLMCHDGNGQYINIPDADASTSGGPFKPYRDVVFDKSQGQISMKHLISKFYSHIQCTCVHLYFKPRLQNSLFGK, from the exons ATGCAATTGTCTGATAACGAAACTCGTTTGGTGTTGGATTTGACAAAAAAGAAAGTAAAACCACAAGTAATTCTAATGATATTGAAGAAGTTAAATCCAGATAATATGTCTAACGTCAGAACACTATACAATATGCGCCAAAAGTTCCAAAATGCAG GAGAGAAAATTAGCGTTGAAGAAATGACATCTCTGAGCCCCACTGAGTGCCCAATGTACGCGTTTAATGGAAACAAGTCAAAAGGAGATGGTGATGATATAGATCCATTTGCTCTTAGAAACTTGTTGCAAGAACTCGATTTATCTAAATACGGGTATGATATGACGGTGACAAATCTTGTGAAGGATCTTTACGTTGCAAGTCTTGTAAAGGATGTTTCCGTTGCAAGTTGTGTGAAGGAGGTGCTTATGTGTCATGATGGCAATGGTCAATATATCAATATACCAGATGCTGATGCATCCACATCTGGGGGACCCTTTAAACCATATCGAGACGTAGTCTTTGATAAGTCTCAAGGGCAAATTTCGATGAAACATTTGATCTCCAAATTTTATAGTCATATACAATGTACATGTGTCCATCTTTACTTCAAACCAAGGTTGCAAAACTCGCTATTCGGTAAGTAA